AAATGTCGGATACATTAGCGCAATTAGCTGAAGATTGGGTGGAGCATATGGAAGATTCTGAAGGTACACGAGCACGTGCAGAAAAGTTCAAAGCCCTGCTCAAAGAGGAAAAAGAAAATTCAGCTCTCCTACAAGAAATATACAAAGAAAAAGACCAATTTGTTAAACCCACACAGTGGATTTTTGGTGGCGATGGCTGGGCCTATGATATTGGATTTGGTGGTTTGGACCATGTTATTGCCAGCGGTGCAGATGTAAATATTCTCGTTATGGATAATGAAGTCTATGCCAATACAGGCGGACAGGTTTCCAAAGGGACACCGGCCAGTGCGATTGCGCAGTTTGCTTCCGGCGGGAAGATTGCTGCGAAGAAGGATCTTGGCTTTATGGCTATGACTTACGGCAATGTTTATGTAGCACAAATCGCAAGTGGTGCAAACATGATGCAAACAATTAAAGCCTTTGATGAAGCGGAAAAACATAATGGCCCTTCTCTCATTATTGCCTACACGCCATGTATTACCCATGGCAACTATGAGGGAATGAGCAAGGTGCTTGATGAAGCAAAAGCTGCAGTAAACAGTGGGTATTGGCAACTTTACCGCTATAATCCAGCACTTGAAGACTTAGGGAAAAATCCTCTCACTCTAGACTTTAAACGTCCAGATTTCGGACAAGTCAGAGAATTGTTGGTGAAGCAATCCCGTTTTGCCAACCTTATGAAAGTCAATGCGGAACAAGCAGAATTGCTTTATGCAAAAGCTGCAGCAGATGCGAAGAAAAAATTCCTACGCTATGCCCGCATGTCAGGAGATTACGAGAAATTTATTGCTCGTGAAGCAAAAAATTCGGATAAAAAAGCTGCGCAGCCGGTTCGTGAAAAAAGAGAACGAAAAGAACGTCCGGTCGATCCTGAGCGTGAAGCAAGACGAGCTGCACGAAAAGCTGCACGTCAAGCAAAATAATAAAGTTTAAAAGTGGCAATGCTAAAATTGTCACTTTTTCTTTGAATGTAGAAGATAACATAAAAAAGGGTATTTTTGTTATAATGGAAAAGAATAAGTCAGTGAGGAGGGCAGTATGTGAGTGATTTTAGTCAAATTTTTAATCTTGACTTCTGGCAAAAAATATTGGAGTTAAACCAATCGCCTTGGCGTGTGTTCATTTCAATCATTGATATCGCTATTGTGAGCTTTTTTCTTTATTTAGCTATGCGTTTTGTACAAGGTACAAAACTGGTTAGCTTAGTACGTGGTGTCATTATTTTTGTGCTCATAAGAATAGTTGCTGGTTTGATCGGTTTGACCACTTTAGAATGGCTACTCAATCAAGTGATTACCTATGGTGCAATAGCCGGTGTGATTATCTTTCAACCAGAAATACGTAGAGCTTTGGAAGGGTTAGGTCGGACGACCAATCGTTTATCCGGCGGGCGTAACCGGTCCATCAATAGCTATATTGAGGCATATGAAAAGTCTTTTGCTTATATGTCTGAGCGTAAAATTGGAGCACTCATTGCCATTGAGCGAACACAAACTCTGAGTGAGTATGCTTCAACAGGGATAAGGTTAGATGCAGATATTTCCAGTGAGTTGATCATCAACATCTTTATTCCGAACACACCTTTACATGATGGGGCAGTGATTATTCAAGATGATAAAATTGCTGTTACCAGTGCTTACCTTCCTTTAACTGAGAAAACTGGAATATCTAAAGAGTTTGGAACGCGACATCGTGCCGCTATTGGCTTATCAGAAGCTTCAGATGCTTTAGTTCTTGTTGTTTCGGAAGAAACAGGAGGAATATCTATCGCTTATAATGGTGAGTTGTATGCGGATATTTCAAAAGAAGTGTTCCATGAAAAACTTATCGCTATTTTGGGACCAGAAGAAACAGGAGGCAAAAAATAATGAGAAATAATTTTTTCGCTTCAAAACTTTTTACAATCTTAGCTTCCGTTTTCTTTGCAGTAATTTTATTTTTTAATGCAAGCTCTGCTGCATTGAGAAATCAAGGAAGCTCAACAACTGGAGAAGTTTACACGACGACTATTTCTAATGTACCAATTGAAATCAAGTATAATTCAGATGAGTATTTTGCCAGTGGTTATAACAATACTGCCAATGTTTACCTGACAAGTTACAACCGTGTTCAGATTAATACAGAAGAAAACCCGGATTCGCGTAACTTTTATCTTGTGGTCGATTTGTCCAATGCAAAAGAAGGAACTGTGACGATGCCTGTACGTATCCAACAGCTTCCGAATGGTATAAATGCACAAATTGAACCTACAACCTTGACTGTTCGCTTAGAAAAGAAAGCCAGTGCCGAGTTTAATGTTACACCTTTGATTGAACAAGCACAGCTCCCAGATGGTTTCAAAGTTAACGACATCAAGCTGAGTCAAGAAAAAGTTAAAGTAACAGCAGGAGAAACAAGTATTAAACAAATTCATGCCATCCAAGCGGCCTTGCCAAGTGATGCATATTTGAATGATGATTACTCTGGTACGGTGACCTTGCATGCAGTTGATGCTGACGGAAAATTACTCCCTGCACAAATCAGCCCGGCGACAGTACAAATGAAAGTAAGTGTGGAAAAGCCGTCAAAAACAGTCCCAGTTAATGTAAAGAAAACGGGGACACTTGACCAAAGTCTTTCAGACATGAAGACATCACTCTCTCAGAAGACCGTCACCATTTCAGGTGAACAGAGTGCTCTAGATAAGATTGAGAGTGTTGATGCGACTGTAAATATATCTAATATTACGGAAAAAGAGACCGTAAATGTCGATGTACAGGCAGATGGAGCAAGTGTGAAACCTAGTCAACTAGAAGTAACAATGACTCCGGTAAAAAAATAAATAAGTAAAAAAAGAAAAGAGAAGAGAAAAATAAAATGGGTAAATATTTTGGAACAGATGGTGTTCGTGGAGAAGCTAATGTAGAGTTAACGCCAGAGATGGCCTTTAAGCTTGGACGCTTCGGTGGCTATGTCCTTAGCCAACATGAAATCGGAACACCAAAAGTATATGTAGCGCGTGACCCACGTATTTCGGGCCAAATGCTTTCAACAAGCCTTATCTCAGGTCTGTTATCCGTAGGGATTGAAGTTTATGACTTGGGGGTTATTGCTACACCAGGTGTGGCTTATTTGGTCCGTAAAGAAGAAGCTTCGGCGGGAGTAATGATTTCTGCCAGCCACAATCCAGCCTTGGATAACGGAATTAAATTCTTTGGAGCAGATGGTTTTAAACTTGATGATGAGAAAGAGTTAGAAATCGAAGCTTTGATTGATGCCGAGGAAGATAAATTACCACGTCCTTCTGCTGAAGGTTTGGGAATTTTACACGATTATAATGAAGCTGTACGTAAATATCAAGCATTTTTGAAAACAACGGCTGAAGGCGATTTTGAAGGTTACAAAATTGTACTCGATACAGCTAATGGTGCTGCATATACATCTGCGCGTGCTGTATTTGCTGATTTAAACGCCGAACTCACAGTGATTGGTGAAAATCCAAATGGCCTTAATATTAATGATGGTGTTGGTTCAACACATCCAGAGAAAATGGCAGATACGGTTGTTGAAACTGGAAGTGACATTGGTTTGGCCTTTGATGGTGATGCGGATCGTCTTATCGCAGTAGATGAAAATGGTAATATCGTTGATGGTGATAGAATTATGTTCATCGTTGGGAAGTATCTCCTTGAGCAAGGGAAATTGGCAAAAGACACCGTAGTTACAACTGTTATGTCTAATCTTGGTTTCCATTTGGCATTGGAAGAAGCTGGTATGAACTCTGTTGTAACAGCCGTAGGTGACCGCTATGTTGTGGAAGAAATGCGTAAAAACAATTACAATTTTGGGGGAGAGCAGTCAGGTCATATGGTCTTCTTAGACTACAATACAACTGGTGACGGACAACTCTCAGCGATCCAACTTGTAAAAGTCATGCGTGAAACAGGTAAAAAATTATCAGAACTCGCAGCCGAAGTTACAATTTATCCTCAAAAACTTGTCAATGTTCGTGTAGCAAATAACGCTGCTAAAGAAGGTGCAATGGATATTCCAGCTATTCGTAAAGTCATTACGGACATGGAAGAAAAAATGAACGGTAAAGGCCGCATTCTTGTCCGCCCAAGTGGAACAGAGCCACTTCTCCGCGTTATGGCTGAAGCACCAACAGATGAAGAAGTAAATGAAGTTGTTGATACGATTGTTGACGTAGTCAAAGAAGAAATTGGTGTAAAACTATAAAAGAAAAAGATTCGTAAGGAATCTTTTTTTGTTCCAAGACGCACATCGTGAAACAGGCAAGTCGTGAACGGCTAAATGCAAGCTGCCTTTAGTTTTTTCTAGAATCACACATGGCCTTAGCAAAAAATAATCCTTTCCGCTTGTCGGGGCTTAATTACTGAATTTCATGTGGTGAGTTGTGCTATAATAAGGCTATGAAATTAAAAGTTAATGAAGAAAAGATGCTTACATTTGCAGAGCATTTAGGTGGCCTTCTTCAGGCACAAGATATTATTGTTTTGACAGGAGAGCTTGGTGCAGGTAAAACAACCTTTGTGAAGGGGTTAGCTGTGGGCTTAGGAATTTCGCAGATGATTAAGAGCCCTACTTACACCATTGTGCGAGAATATGAGGAAGGAAAGCTTCCTTTATATCATATGGATGTTTACCGTGCGGGAGATGATCCTGACAGCTTTGACCTTGACGATTATCTTTTTGGTGAAGGCGTTTCTGTTATTGAATGGGGCGAGCTCCTGGGAGAAAGTTTACCTGAGGCATACTTAGAAGTTAAATTTGATAAATACGCGGACGGCTTCGCAACAGATGCTGAACGTGTTCTTGAACTTCTTCCCCATGGGCAACGCTATGAAGCATTATTAGGAGAATTATGAGCACAGAGTTACTGATTCGTGAAGCACGGCCTGAAGACAGTATAAAGCTCATTACTTTTCTTAATCAGGTAGGAAAAGAGAGTCATTTTTTGACTTTAGACGAGGCGGGGATTCTTATGTCTCCCACGCAAATGCAAGATTACTTGGCACAGATTCTTACGAAAGACAATAACGCATATTTTCTAGCCTTCATTGGGCAAGAAATCGCTGGAGTCCTACATATTACGGCAGATTTTCACTATCGCATACGTCATATTGGGGATATTTTTATTGCTGTAAGTTCACAATTTCAAGGGTATGGTATTGCTTCTTTTTTATTTGAGGATGCCCTGGAATGGATTGAGGAAATGGATGTGATAAAGCGACTTGAATTAACTGTTCAAAAACGCAACAAAGCAGCTGTCCATTTATATGAAAAGTTTGGTTTTGAGCTGGAAACAATCCAAA
This window of the Lactococcus garvieae subsp. garvieae genome carries:
- the cdaA gene encoding diadenylate cyclase CdaA yields the protein MSDFSQIFNLDFWQKILELNQSPWRVFISIIDIAIVSFFLYLAMRFVQGTKLVSLVRGVIIFVLIRIVAGLIGLTTLEWLLNQVITYGAIAGVIIFQPEIRRALEGLGRTTNRLSGGRNRSINSYIEAYEKSFAYMSERKIGALIAIERTQTLSEYASTGIRLDADISSELIINIFIPNTPLHDGAVIIQDDKIAVTSAYLPLTEKTGISKEFGTRHRAAIGLSEASDALVLVVSEETGGISIAYNGELYADISKEVFHEKLIAILGPEETGGKK
- a CDS encoding CdaR family protein; protein product: MRNNFFASKLFTILASVFFAVILFFNASSAALRNQGSSTTGEVYTTTISNVPIEIKYNSDEYFASGYNNTANVYLTSYNRVQINTEENPDSRNFYLVVDLSNAKEGTVTMPVRIQQLPNGINAQIEPTTLTVRLEKKASAEFNVTPLIEQAQLPDGFKVNDIKLSQEKVKVTAGETSIKQIHAIQAALPSDAYLNDDYSGTVTLHAVDADGKLLPAQISPATVQMKVSVEKPSKTVPVNVKKTGTLDQSLSDMKTSLSQKTVTISGEQSALDKIESVDATVNISNITEKETVNVDVQADGASVKPSQLEVTMTPVKK
- the glmM gene encoding phosphoglucosamine mutase, encoding MGKYFGTDGVRGEANVELTPEMAFKLGRFGGYVLSQHEIGTPKVYVARDPRISGQMLSTSLISGLLSVGIEVYDLGVIATPGVAYLVRKEEASAGVMISASHNPALDNGIKFFGADGFKLDDEKELEIEALIDAEEDKLPRPSAEGLGILHDYNEAVRKYQAFLKTTAEGDFEGYKIVLDTANGAAYTSARAVFADLNAELTVIGENPNGLNINDGVGSTHPEKMADTVVETGSDIGLAFDGDADRLIAVDENGNIVDGDRIMFIVGKYLLEQGKLAKDTVVTTVMSNLGFHLALEEAGMNSVVTAVGDRYVVEEMRKNNYNFGGEQSGHMVFLDYNTTGDGQLSAIQLVKVMRETGKKLSELAAEVTIYPQKLVNVRVANNAAKEGAMDIPAIRKVITDMEEKMNGKGRILVRPSGTEPLLRVMAEAPTDEEVNEVVDTIVDVVKEEIGVKL
- the tsaE gene encoding tRNA (adenosine(37)-N6)-threonylcarbamoyltransferase complex ATPase subunit type 1 TsaE translates to MKLKVNEEKMLTFAEHLGGLLQAQDIIVLTGELGAGKTTFVKGLAVGLGISQMIKSPTYTIVREYEEGKLPLYHMDVYRAGDDPDSFDLDDYLFGEGVSVIEWGELLGESLPEAYLEVKFDKYADGFATDAERVLELLPHGQRYEALLGEL
- a CDS encoding GNAT family N-acetyltransferase, whose product is MSTELLIREARPEDSIKLITFLNQVGKESHFLTLDEAGILMSPTQMQDYLAQILTKDNNAYFLAFIGQEIAGVLHITADFHYRIRHIGDIFIAVSSQFQGYGIASFLFEDALEWIEEMDVIKRLELTVQKRNKAAVHLYEKFGFELETIQKYGARDEHGQLIDVYQMVKFF